The sequence ATTTTATCTTTCATTGAACATAGGGTTGTGAACATTTTTCTTCCATGCGCCCAATGGCCAAAAATGATCCTTTTATTCATAAACCTTACACGCTCTGTGTACTCTGTGTGCTCTGTGGTGAGTTTTTGCAGTGCACTCATGAATACTTGCAGGCGGTATCCGGCGTAGCCATTCAAAACTATCTGCCTGAATAATAACAGATGTGCTAAATGCATGAAATGGGTAATCAAAAGTAAACGGTTCCAGAGATTGCATGTTATGCTGTGCCCCCTTCGATAGATGTACTAAGTTCGTAGACAGGGCTAAGTTCGTGGATCAGTTTTTCTAGTCGGCTTCGTTCTGTCGCATCTGCTGCCAGCAGACTCTAAAAATCAGCAATGCTCAGGATAATGGCCTGAGTAGTTTGTCGCCGATAAACAACGTATCTTGTGTTACGTTGAACAACGTTATCAAGGACGCGACCAAAGTTGTTTTGAGCCTCTGTTGAGGCAATACGCTTTATGTTCATATATGAAGAGTTGTGGTTATATTAGCTAATATGGCAAATGATACAGATACACTTATCCGCTGTCAACCTGGTACCATGTACGCGCATTTGACCCCAGATACCCTCAAGGCACGATACACTCACGGTAAGCGTTCTGTACAGTAATGATCGTAGGCCAGCGTACAATTTTCGTATTGTCAGGATGACCACGGACATCGCCAGTTTTGTTATGATCAACACAATACGATGAATGACCATCACCATTGATGGTGTGGAGGCAGTATGGATACCCAACCACCAACCTTTTCCGTCGTTGCGCCGGTGTATAACGAAGAACAACTGATTGCCGAGTTTTGCCGTCGGGTGATCGCGGCGCTTGAACCCCTCGGGGAGCCGTTTGAGTTGATCCTGGTAAATGATGGCTGTCGCGATCGTTCACCAGACATTATGCGTGAATTACATCAACGTGATCCGCGGATCAAAGTGATCAATTTTTCACGCAATTTTGGTCATCAGATCGCGATTACTGCCGGTACTGATTTTGCTAGCGGTCGGGCCGTCATTGTGATCGACTCCGACTTGCAAGACCCGCCCGAAGTCATTCCTGATCTGATAGCCCGTTGGCGAGAGGGGTATCAGGTCGTCTATGGCGTGCGCGAAGAACGTCAGGGTGAGACCTGGTTCAAAAAGACGACGGCGGCGATCTTTTATCGGCTGATTGTGCGGATTACGAATGTCAATATCCCGGTTGATACCGGTGATTTTCGCCTGATGGATCGTAAGGTGGTCGATGCCCTGAAACGCATGCGCGAGCATCACCGTTTTATGCGTGGTCTGTCGGCGTGGGTTGGTTTTCGGCAAACCGGTGTGCTCTACCGTCGTCATGCCCGTGCTGCTGGTACTACCAAATATCCGCTGCGAAAAATGCTGCGCTTCGCGCTTGACGGTATTACCAGCTTTTCGTATTTACCGCTCCAACTGGCAACCTATGTTGGGTTCATTGTGGCTGCCATCAGCATCATCTTTTTGTTTGTGGTGTTCGTGATGCGGCTTTCCAATCCGGCAGCGACTGAACCGGCGTTCTACGGTCAGGCCAGTACGCTGGCCAGTGTGCTCTTCCTGGGTGCCGTGCAGCTCATTTCACTCGGGATTATCGGTGAATATGTCGGACGCATTTATGACGAGGTGAAGGGGCGACCTCTGTACATTGTTGCCGAGACATTAGGTATTGATGAAACATCTGCAACATCGGCGGGTAATATGCGTACTACTCATAAGGAACGATCACCGGTAATAGAGTAGGATGATACGATGAGTCAACGTATGCCAAAAGGAGGAGCTATGAATTCGCGTTTAACATTCGTAAGTGGGTTTGTTTTGTTGTTGATCATTGCCGGTGTTGGTCTAAGCACAATGAAGTACGTACAGGTAGACGAAGGTCAGGCTGCGATTGAATTGGTACAGGGTCGGATTGTCGCTGTGCACGGGCCAGGCCCGATCTTTCGTCCGTTTGCGCCTTTCACCGAGATACAACTAGTAAATATTCGTCGTCAAACCCGTCAGATTTCACAGAATGTCGCCAGTAGTGATAAGCAGTTGTACGATATTGACATTCAGGTTGATTTTCGGCGCCTGCCTAATGAAGCTGCCCTGCGAGCCGCATATGCCGAGATTGGTGTCAGCGATGCTCAGTTAAACGAATTCCTTGATGGCTTTATTAACGACGCGCTCAAGAGTGCCAGTACCCAGTTTACCCTCGATGAAGCACTCTCTGACCGGGGCGCGTTCGCTGAACGGATACGTCGCTTTCTCACCACTTCTCCTGGTGATGGGCAGCGAGCGCCGGTCGATCAGCTTTACATTACGATTGAGGCGGTGAAGGTGCTCGATATTAAGGTTGGTGAGACATATGCGCAGTTGCTGGCCGAAAAGGCTAATCTCGAAGTACAGATTGAGACTGAGCAGAAGCGACGGCAGCAAATTGAGGCCCAGCAAGCGAATAATCTGTTCCAGGCCGAGCAAGAAGCACTGGTGGCACTCACGCGCGAGCGCGGTATCACAGCGGCTGCGCTTGAGGCAGCTAACCGCGAAGCTCAAATACGGGCGATTGAGGGTCGCTACTGGCGCGAAAATCCTGAGCTGTTTGAGCTGCGCAAACGTGAATTACTGGTCGAGATGATGAGTAAAGGGAATATCTGGTTTGTTGATCCGAATACCAATCTGACTATTCTGCTTAATAATCAGGCTGCTGATGGTCAGGCATTGGTGATCCCACAGCCAGCACAGCCTGCACCGTCGGTTACGCCGTAGGGTTTGACACAAGGACAACAAACGGTTTGTTCCTGATCGAGGAGGTCATGCAAATGGTCAGACCTCCTCGTATACTGTTTTACAGCTCTTGGTTAGAGTATCCTTACCGTTTGAGGAATGATGCGATTGTCGTGAAGAAGATGAGACCACTCATTAAGATGAGTAGTCCGCCTGCGAAAGCAAATAGTGCCGTTGGCAACCAGATTTCCCACGAAATAACCATTGCCACTTGTGGCCGCCGTGGATCATACCTGACATCTACCTGATCGCCTATTTGGTATGCCGGAGGGTTGCCTCCCTGTTCGTTCTCGAATCGAATGATCTCGCCAGCAGCAGTCTGAAATTCCACAATGGGATAGTAGAAGGTTTTGTCGCCGCTGTTAGTGTTGATAATGCGAGGGTTCAGGTCAACCACTGTGCCGCTCGTCGGGATCATCGTTTTCAGTGTTTGGGTGATATCGGCATACGCTTGCCATCCTAATGCCGACAGGAATATGCCGAGGGCGAGCAAGAACAATCCGGCCAGAAAAGGTTTCATTATGCACTCCGTATTCGCGATGTTTTGTTGATCAAGAGACAAAGAATTGTCAGAACAGGTCTTGCTTGCTTCTGTAAGGATACCTGATCTCTCCTTTTCCCGGTTGCGATGATCAAGAGTCACTTGGACAAGACGATATTTTCCTCGACCTGATCTGTCATTGTCGGCATAGGCAACTGATCCGGTCGCCTTACTATCACAGTAAAGCATTGTCGCCATCCTGATACGGGTTCGTACTCACGGCAATTTCGTCATTACCATCCGTGGGCGATCTGGTTCTCTACGCGAGTGTAATCCTGGGAGGATTGCAGTAACGTTTATGCGTCGTCGAAACGATCGGAGGCCATTCCTAGTTTTGGGCTATATCAGCATCTCGCGGCGGGGAGGTTTGAAATCCTCCCCGCTCTCTTCCTTCCCTATATCACACTGCATGCCGAGCTAGCGCCTGATACAAGACCTGGTATGGCTGGGCACCCACTAAACGCTCAACAACCCGCCCGTCCTTGAAAATGTACAGCGCCGGGATACCGGTAATGCCAAACCGCTGCGCTGTATACGGATTTTCGTCTACATTGAGCTTGGCCACCACGGCACGGCCGGCAAACTCGTGTGCCAGTCGCTCGACTGCCGGGGCAACTGCACGGCATGGCCCGCACCAGGGCGCCCAGAAATCGACCAACACCGGTTGCTTGCTCTGCCCAACGATTTGATCGAATGTGGCATCGCTGAGAGTAATTGGTTCACCTTGCTGATGTCGTTCACCCACTGGCTGGTGCGCTGATGGTCTGTGATGAGCTGTGCCATTTTCTGTCGCCGATGATGATTGGAGTGGTACACTCGGCCCTTTCGGTAACGGTGGCTGCGATCCACCATCACTCAGGTACTGTAACCACGCCTGTAACGAGGCTTCAGGAGCTACGCCGCTGGTCTGTGCTACCGTGGCCCCATTTCTGATGAAAATCAGAGCCGGTAGGTCGGTAATGTTGTATTTCCGTACTAATCCTGGATTATCATCAGCATCGATCCGTGCGAGCAGTGCTTTGCCGGCAAAGCGCTGAGCCAGTCGTTCGAGCGTCGGATCAAGTTGCTGGCAAGTTGGACAGTTCCGTCGCTCGAAGATCAGAAGTACGGGTAAACCAGCTTTCAGCACGCGGTCGATGCTCTGTTCGCTGGTTCGGATTGGAGTTGAAAAGACCATAGTTTCCCTCGCTACTATGTACAATACATTGCTATGTTGAATGTACGCTGTACAGATAACGCCGGTCATTAAAGATTTGTTAATATCATGTCAGAACATATTGTGGAGCTTGTCCGACTTTTACCTGAGCTGTGCCACGGTGCATGTGGTAAGCTTCTACAATTTCTGCATTGAGGTAACCCTCGCAAGCAAAATCAGCAAGCTTCAGCGGTGACTTCCGAGGCTAGCCCTGTCGCTACGCCGACGGGTATGATGGGTGAACCGCGCCATTTACACCGACATAGAGTCTTTCAGTGTAATCAAGATGCAAACTATTTGCAAAAATATTGCAAACACGCTATACTAGACGCAGAAGTCGCGGCGACGGTGCCGCTCTGGTCATTGTTGCCGCGGCGCTTTTTGTTGCGCCCGGCGAACATGTGTGGAGAAAGTCAATGCAAACCTACTTTCGTCAGCGCATCGAAGTTCTAACAGCACGCCTAGACAATCTCCGTTCGAGTTTGGAACGAGCACGTCAGTCGGTAACGCGCCTGGAAAACGAATCTGTTCCGGCAGGGGCCACGGCACTGGCTCGTGCGGCACAACTTTCGGCAGCTCGGGCAATGGCTGCTACTCTGGCCGACCGTGAACGCCATCTGCTGATTGCTATTCAATCGTTGCAGGCTGAGCTTGCCGATCAGCAGTTGACTGAGCACGAATAGAATAACTGGGGCAGGTTCCAAAGCTGCCCCATATCGGTGCACAGGCCTTCTTCTTGTGACTACCTGCGGTTGGGTCATTCAGGTATGCTATTCCCGACCTACGGATGTAAACCGGTAAACGTCAGAGCTGTTGT comes from Chloroflexus sp. Y-396-1 and encodes:
- the trxA gene encoding thioredoxin; translated protein: MVFSTPIRTSEQSIDRVLKAGLPVLLIFERRNCPTCQQLDPTLERLAQRFAGKALLARIDADDNPGLVRKYNITDLPALIFIRNGATVAQTSGVAPEASLQAWLQYLSDGGSQPPLPKGPSVPLQSSSATENGTAHHRPSAHQPVGERHQQGEPITLSDATFDQIVGQSKQPVLVDFWAPWCGPCRAVAPAVERLAHEFAGRAVVAKLNVDENPYTAQRFGITGIPALYIFKDGRVVERLVGAQPYQVLYQALARHAV
- a CDS encoding DUF3592 domain-containing protein, translating into MKPFLAGLFLLALGIFLSALGWQAYADITQTLKTMIPTSGTVVDLNPRIINTNSGDKTFYYPIVEFQTAAGEIIRFENEQGGNPPAYQIGDQVDVRYDPRRPQVAMVISWEIWLPTALFAFAGGLLILMSGLIFFTTIASFLKR
- a CDS encoding SPFH domain-containing protein; this translates as MNSRLTFVSGFVLLLIIAGVGLSTMKYVQVDEGQAAIELVQGRIVAVHGPGPIFRPFAPFTEIQLVNIRRQTRQISQNVASSDKQLYDIDIQVDFRRLPNEAALRAAYAEIGVSDAQLNEFLDGFINDALKSASTQFTLDEALSDRGAFAERIRRFLTTSPGDGQRAPVDQLYITIEAVKVLDIKVGETYAQLLAEKANLEVQIETEQKRRQQIEAQQANNLFQAEQEALVALTRERGITAAALEAANREAQIRAIEGRYWRENPELFELRKRELLVEMMSKGNIWFVDPNTNLTILLNNQAADGQALVIPQPAQPAPSVTP
- a CDS encoding glycosyltransferase family 2 protein is translated as MDTQPPTFSVVAPVYNEEQLIAEFCRRVIAALEPLGEPFELILVNDGCRDRSPDIMRELHQRDPRIKVINFSRNFGHQIAITAGTDFASGRAVIVIDSDLQDPPEVIPDLIARWREGYQVVYGVREERQGETWFKKTTAAIFYRLIVRITNVNIPVDTGDFRLMDRKVVDALKRMREHHRFMRGLSAWVGFRQTGVLYRRHARAAGTTKYPLRKMLRFALDGITSFSYLPLQLATYVGFIVAAISIIFLFVVFVMRLSNPAATEPAFYGQASTLASVLFLGAVQLISLGIIGEYVGRIYDEVKGRPLYIVAETLGIDETSATSAGNMRTTHKERSPVIE